The proteins below come from a single Chryseobacterium capnotolerans genomic window:
- a CDS encoding MerR family transcriptional regulator has product MKINLPDKLYYSIGEVAKAFDVNTSLIRYWEQEFPIIKPKKNKKGNRYFTPEDIKNLQMIYHLVKEKGYTLDGARVALTTNSKISETITIIDRLEFVKAELLKLKESLGDKDTE; this is encoded by the coding sequence ATGAAAATAAATTTACCTGACAAACTGTATTATTCTATAGGAGAAGTTGCTAAAGCATTTGACGTAAACACTTCATTAATACGTTATTGGGAACAGGAATTTCCTATCATTAAACCTAAAAAGAATAAAAAAGGAAACCGTTACTTTACTCCTGAGGACATCAAGAACCTGCAGATGATCTATCACCTGGTAAAAGAAAAGGGATATACACTTGATGGAGCTCGTGTTGCATTAACAACCAATAGTAAAATTTCAGAAACAATTACGATTATTGACCGTCTTGAATTTGTAAAAGCCGAGCTTTTAAAACTGAAAGAATCTTTGGGAGATAAGGATACTGAATAA
- a CDS encoding helix-hairpin-helix domain-containing protein, producing the protein MVILLTILLIFQQYTSRNKEPFPEIKFIATPSGTTNLTDFDPNILSPAQWQMLGFSEKQVSTILKYKDIVGGSFTSKEQLKKCYAISDEKFEDLKPFIMLPEVSEKNTAKNVSFDKKEIRISGKFNPDVKTARDWTQMGFSEKQSEAIIKYKNYLGGSFISKEKFKECFIISSENYNKLEPYLVLPAKTPENFKTFRTGYPEKIKVQYRTFDPNRLDIKGWMTLGFSEKQAQTIVNYRDRNLKGSFKAIADIQECFVISADKFQEMKPFIKISPEIIKKKRSNRKKRIFQKQISIALLSSSL; encoded by the coding sequence ATGGTCATTTTACTGACCATTCTATTAATCTTCCAGCAATATACAAGCAGGAATAAGGAACCTTTTCCTGAGATAAAGTTTATTGCCACTCCTTCAGGTACAACTAATCTAACAGATTTTGATCCGAATATTTTAAGTCCGGCACAGTGGCAGATGCTCGGCTTTTCTGAAAAACAGGTCTCTACAATTCTTAAATATAAAGACATTGTAGGCGGAAGTTTTACTTCAAAAGAACAGCTGAAAAAATGCTATGCCATTTCTGATGAAAAATTTGAAGATCTGAAACCTTTTATTATGCTACCTGAAGTATCTGAAAAGAATACTGCCAAAAATGTTAGCTTTGATAAGAAAGAAATCAGGATTTCCGGAAAATTCAACCCTGATGTAAAAACAGCTCGCGACTGGACCCAAATGGGATTCAGTGAAAAACAGTCTGAAGCAATTATAAAGTATAAAAATTACCTTGGCGGAAGTTTTATCAGCAAAGAAAAATTTAAAGAATGTTTTATCATTTCCTCGGAAAATTACAACAAGCTGGAGCCTTATTTAGTATTACCTGCCAAAACTCCTGAGAATTTTAAGACGTTCAGAACCGGATATCCGGAAAAAATAAAAGTACAATACCGTACATTCGATCCTAACCGTTTGGATATTAAAGGATGGATGACACTTGGTTTTTCAGAGAAACAGGCTCAGACTATTGTCAATTACCGCGACCGAAATCTTAAGGGCAGTTTTAAAGCAATTGCTGACATTCAAGAATGTTTTGTTATTTCTGCAGATAAATTTCAAGAGATGAAGCCTTTTATCAAAATCAGTCCCGAGATTATAAAAAAGAAGAGAAGCAACAGGAAAAAACGGATTTTTCAAAAACAGATCTCAATAGCATTACTTTCAAGCAGCTTATAG